In the Oncorhynchus nerka isolate Pitt River linkage group LG6, Oner_Uvic_2.0, whole genome shotgun sequence genome, CAGGAGTTGATTGAGGGGTGCTCCACCATCACTAAGCTTCTACTTGGGCTGACAAATGGGACGAAGGCACCAAGCCATGGTAAAGGCAAGAGGAAACGAGGAATCCATAGGAAACTCACAGCAGCAGATTGGACTGGTGAGTGCAAACAGGCCTTTAGTCAGTTGAAACGAGCTCTCCTCGATCAGGTCATGCTAGGCCAGCCTGTGAACAGAGATGGGTTGCTAAACTCACTCCATTCTTGTTTGACATCAAGTACATCCCCGGTCCCAAGAATGGCATTGCTGATGCACTCAGTAGACAGCCATTTGTGCAGCAGAGCGCTCTCCACCACATCACAAGGGTTCCATACAAGTCCCTGCTGGTAGAAGCTGCAGGAGTTCATGCTGAGAAGGTGCAAGATGTGTTCCGCTGGTCGAACCACCCATTCAACCTCGAGAGCTGCTCGTCGTCAATTGAGGCAGATGCCTGTGAAATTGTCGTGGACTGCCAAACTACCTCCCATCCTTCTCCTGGTTCTCTGTCAAATGAAGTGGTGCCAGCAGTCCTGAGGTCGCAAGGGGAGGCTGGTCTACAGAACGGTGCGCTGCTACTGCCTCAGCTCACTCAGTCACTGGTGCCATCTGAGATGTCAGATGTGAGAGTGCTATCCCGTGACGACCTGATATCAAAGCAGCGCCAGGATGACGCACTCGCTAGAGTTGTCTTCTACGTGGACAGGGGCCGGAGACCTTTTAGGAGGGAACGTGGCCATGAACCACTCGAGGCTCTGCAGATTCTGAAGACCTGGGAGAAGCTCACTCTGAAAATGGGTGTACTATATCGCGTTACCAAAAGTTTGCTGTCAAAAAAGAAGACGTACCAGTATGTAGAACCCACCTCCATGAGGGCGACAGTTTTGAAGGGTGTCCACGATGAAGGTTCTTATTGTCACTGAGTGTACTGAACATGTAACATGCATGCTTTCCTAAGGGCTCTTTAAATTCCCCTAATTCTCTTTAGAGAATAGTCTTTGCACTGGAATATTTAGTGACATATATATTGCAAGGTATTGCATACCTCGTTTTGTTTCTTTATAGTATGCAAGTGTAATTCAGCGGGGGAGAATGTAACAGGGTTGGTTATGTTTCCACTTGCCTCTAAAGAAAGGTGTATTTAATGTTCAAGCATTCTTATTGGTTGGTTCAATTCCGATGACAGGGTGTGTTATTGGCCCCGCTTGCAGATAGGGGGAGATCGAACGTCAGGTCTCcccagtatgaaaatgtgatgCAAGGGATTTTGCCACCGACAGCCATCAACATCATTAAGCCCTGCACAACAAACATGCTGTTTCCTATTTAACAACAGCTAATAAATCATGATCAACTTGGACCACTGACTGGGGTGATTTAGTTGGACAAAACACAATGCAAGGGGAGTACGATTAACATCtcttacacatacacataagCACTTAACTGCCTTTGTGAGATTGTGCTTCATCTCCAATGTTTAATTGATGCTTCTGTAACAATTAACTCCCCCAAATCAAGCGGAGACATCGGCTAGCTATGACAGTTTACGTGTGAACGTAGCCAAGACAACAATCTTACCTCGCCAACAAGCTGAACACCATAGTCCCTCTTCTGTGGCTGGATGGTCACTCCCCTGCCATTAACCAGCTGAGTCAGGTCAATGGGCTGAGTGGGGTCAACCCGGCCCAGGTCAATCAGATACTGCAGCCTGTTCAGGGTCAGGGGCTGGTACTGAGCCCGCCGACTGAGAAGAAGAGCACAAATTTGTGAGTATAATCTCCTGTCTCTAGCTATGTATGTACAGAGATGCAGTATGAAAAGTTACAAGGCCTTTTTTGCTTCTAGGCCACCAACTATGTATAGTATGATCATTTGATGATAGAACATGGAGTGTTCAACAATGGACATCAATGTATTTACCTGTGTCCCTCATTGTAGCCGTATTTTGGGATGGCTAGATAGAAGGGAGTCTGACCCCCCTCGAACCCCAGACGAGGTCGGTTGCCTCGCTGCCTCTCCCCCTTGTGACCCCGGCCACTTCTGTTTCCTCCATGTTGGCCTCTGCCTCGCTTCTTCTCCTGCAAAATAATAGACAAGATGAAAAATACCAGCGTTAGAACAGCTGTACATATTCTTCACTATTAATGTTCAATAATATATCCATAGTAATGAATCGCTAATTGTTTATCATTGGCACAATGAATTCATGCAACGAATGTATGTTTGAGACGAGACCAAAACTGTCTGACTAGAAATTATAACTACTATGCTATTTGCTTGTGTTTTGATATAGCAGACAGTGATGATAACTGACCAATTGTGTTTAAATCAGATGTTGTGCTTACATTCTAGGGGTAAACAAGAGATTTAGCTATAGATAGCTACTATTTGTACAAGCAAGCCATCTTTGGCTGGCTgagttacagtagctagctaacgttagctgatggctactactagccatgctagttagcttgctagctattcAGCAACTGATTTACTGATGGTAAACGCATACTTACAGCCTTCTTGGTCCCCGGTTCAGGTCGTAAGTTTGCTAATGAAATACGAGGCAAATTCTGCAAAATATCTAATGCCTTCCCACCAGGTTTTCTCGTAAAAGACATCGTCCTCTCCAAATGTCAACGTCACCCAAGGACAAAATCGGCTACCATGGATATGGCTCACGTGACACACAATCTGGCATTTGCCGGAAACGGAAGTGCCATTGTTTCACAGATTTTTAGACCATCTGTATTTTCTACGAATTGAATGGATTAGTACATTGTCCTATCCACTGGGTTTACCAGTTAATGAATTCTTACTGCGCTTTCTCTTTGCCAAACTGATGCCCGCGAGTACGAAAACATACTGTTCTCGCAACTATTGCATGTAATAACAAGGGCGATACAAATTTAACGTTTTCGTTCCATCCAAGGATACATTGTCAATTCTCTTGGAGAATACCAGCTGCCTGTACGTTGTATGTGCGGTAATAGTATGTCAGTGCCCTTGCCTGCTATTCTACCTGCCGCTCGGAAAGCCACTGCAGCGGTGAGTTAAGATGATTTTGACAGCGAGTTTTGAATGCATAGTTTATTGTTGCGGACAATAACTTGCCCTCACATTAAAACTATAGTCTCACTTACGTCTGTATTCTCAGTAAAGGACCACTAGTGGGAAGCTAGAATCAAGTGTTTTAGTGTAGGGCTGTAACAAAATCCTgcacagtagctctccaggtGGAGGGTTGGCCACCCCTGACCTAGATTTACCAACCATAGACATTGAAGTGTTGTCAACCACATTGTACATTTATGTATATATTTTGCATTACAGGTGATATTTCTTCATGGCCTAGGTGACACTGGGTATGTGCAGCTTATTAGTTTCATCCCTCATCTTACTCCTTCCACTCACCATTGACTTCAGGGTTATCTGTTGTTATTATTCCCTTTCACTATAGTCTATAGCTCAtaaaatgtcatttgcttttgttCATAGCCATGGCTGGGCAGAGGCCTTTGCTGGGATCCGGACACCACATGTGAAATACATCTGTCCTCACGCGTGAGTACCTCTGTGGACAAGTACAGCTCCTGTATTTGGATAATGTTGATGATAGTGATTATTGATGACATTGGGTTTAGTATACACATTTATTACTGACATTGAAATATTTTTGTTACTTTGATTTTTCAGTCCAATCAAGCCTGTTACATTAAACATGGGGATGTCCATGCCCTCCTGGTAAGAAGGGAAGTCTCTTTCATTTGATATAAAGTAGGCAATATCGAAGAACAGTACTATTTGGGTTAATCACTCCCTTCTATGTTTTAGGTTTGACATCATCGGATTGCAAACAGATGCAGAGGAAGACGAAGCTGGTATTAAACAGGCTTCAGAGAATAGTAAGTTAGAGTAGTAGGTTTGAATGTAGCAGTACTAGGACATTACAGTATGATGGAAGTTTAAAACGGTATGAGCTTGACATGATTCTATTTGAGCTTGATTTGATTGACTGCTTCCAATCTCCTCAGTTAAAGCACTGATAGATCAAGAAGTGAAGAATGGAATACCATCACACAGAATTGTTCTTGGTGGATTTTCTCAGGTAGACTAGTGTATGACAACAAAAAACTGTAAAACAATGCTGAAATCTACATAATTCAGTGGTAAGACAGTGAGTATTCATGTTTTTGTGTGCTTTGGCATAAATAGGGTGGAGCGTTGTCTCTGTACACTGCTCTCACAACCCAACAGAAGCTGGGGGGAGTGGTTGCCCTCAGCTGCTGGCTCCCTCTACGGAACTCCTTCCCCCAGGTAATACAATTAGAAGTGTCCTGTGGTGCACTTAGGTTATGCATATGATCCATTCAATTGTTTTGGAATGCAAACAGTCTATCAGCTTGTTACTTTACCAAATCACACAAATCAACAATGTTCAAAGTCCAAGACAGACCAAATAATTTAAGAGGCATTGCAAATTGTAGCTGATTTGAAATATAACCATAATGAAATCTTTTTTCAGGCATCGAGAAACTCTGCCAACAATGAGATGCATGTCCTGCAGTGCCATGGCGAGGCGGACCCTCTGGTGCCCGTAATGTTTGGATGTCTCACTGTAGAGAAGCTAAAGACCCTCTGCAATCCATCCAACATCATCTTCAAGACCTATCCCAGAATGCCACACAGTGCCTGCCCTGAGGTTAGTATGGTTTGCACAGTGGCTGTGAGAAGAGACTAGAATGAAGATTGGCACTTTTTGAAGACTTTGGACATGCACTATTGAATTGATATGACATGACTTTATATTTTGTGCAGTAATACTTGTCTTTCTTGCATCCCACAGGAAATGATGGATATCAAGCAGTTTATTGAGAAGCAGCTTCCTCCAATCTAACAGTTAGACCCACACACCCACCACCATCAGAGCTCATCGAAGGTGACACCTGTGACGCTCCATAGACTGTCTGAACCACAGACCTCACTCAATAGAACCTGCTAACTCTGGCTGTCAGAGACAGAGTCCGAGACAGGCCCTAGGGCTAGAGACAAGCTGGGGTGAGGGACATCATAACTAAAACTATTGTATTTTCTGCTGGAGCCAGGTAGAATCCTCAGTATTTGAATCGTTAATGTTGTCAGTTGCCAGTATTGTAGCTGTTTGCTATTGGGATGCCATCTTTCCCAGGGAATACATGTGTTGGGAGTATCTTAGATTGTATGGTTTGAAAATATGATTCTTAATATGTTGATTTGTAACAAATAACTTCATGAATGTATAAAAGCCTGATATAATGCAAGAGTAAAATAAGAACATGGCATAAAAGTATTGTGCTTTCATAGATTTGTAAGAATTGGAAGCAATGTTCTGTCAATTCAATACACAAATACCATATATGAATGGTCACATTCTATTTATTTCATACATATATTATATTCCTGTTTATGTTTTGTGTGAGACAAAAAATTGGACTGAATCAGCATCACAATATTAAAATCCACAGGCAAGATCTATTTCCAGGTATCAACTTACACTATATGTAAAAAGTTACTATTATTGTGATCAACTGTTGCACCATTTCTGTGATATTTTATTCAAACGATCTTGAAGGTGAATGATCTAATGCCAAGGCACTTCCCCATTTCTTCTTAACAATAAGTCAAACCTCATTTTATGCTTTAAGCCTGACAATAGACCTACACACGAATACAGTGCTCACTGATACAACATGCTTCCCCCTCAGAAAAGTGCAATGCCAAGCGCTAGggaatatataaaaatataaatatatatatatatatgcaatcGGGAACTGAATCTAGCGTATGTTCTTGCTTGCTCTGAGTATTTTGGAAAGTCAATATTCAAGGTAATATAAACAGTAGTTTACATCTTAATAAATACTGTTTGGCAAATACAGCTTATTTAACCTGTTGATCAATCAACATTTGAACTGTAACTGAAAGCTAAACCTAAAACCCCCTTTGGATAAGACAAGTGTCCTCTAAAAGCAGTGCAGAGTGATTGATGGTGAGTGAGAGTCTATGGCTCTGTGGCAGGTGGCTGTTCGGCCAGGTCCTGCAGCAGGTCTGCGTACGCTGTGGAGTTCATGTAGCGTGGGTATGAGTCTCTCTGCATTAGCGTGTATATCTGCTGCTGGGCGTCTTCGAACGTGTGCGACGTGGGCTCCAACATGTTCTTGTTAATCACGTCTCGAACACGCGAGTCCAAACTCACCTGGAGAAGGAAATAACCATTTAAAGGGAATAAGAATACtctatagagagagaaaaaatgataGGCTTATTGCTTGAACTTAGAGCGTAATTAGAGTAAACCACCTCAGTCATATAAATGCCTAGGGTGGTGTAGGCTCACCTCTttaggggagaggatggagatgaAGTCCTTGTAGATCTGTCGTACTTTATCCTCCACCACAGTTTTGTTGGTCTCCTTCTTCAGCTCCTCGCAGGCCAACCAGAACATCATGTTCTCTTCACTGAACTCTGTCCTCAGGAACTGGCGGAAGCAGCCCCGCCCTGCAGAGCTCTTCATCAGCCTCTCAAATGACATGGTCCATGTCATCGCATCCTCCAGAATAGGCTTGGGGCTACAAAAGAGGGACCATGAGCTTTATTTCATACAGTAGATATCGTTGAGACTGTTCAATGTCAATGTTTCAGCTCTAGCTCCATACAATTACATAAGGAACTCCGAACATATAATTACTCGGAACATTAAATTACATACAAGCCATTTAatagacagtactgtgcagccgtcttcatcgacctcgccaaggctttcgactctgtcaatcaccatattcttatcggcagactcaatagcctcggtttctcggatgactgccttgcctggttcaccaattactttgcagacagagttcagtgtgttaaatcggagggcatgctgtccggtcctctggcagtctctatgggggtgccacagggttcaattctcgggccgactcttttctctgtatatatcaatgatgttgctcttgctgcgggcgattccctgatccacctctacgcagacgacaccattctatatactttcggcccgtcattggacactgtgctatctaacctccaaacgagcttcaatgccatacagcactccttccgtggcctccaactgctcttaaacgcgagtaaaaccaaatgcatgcttttcaaccgatcgctgcctgcacccgcatgcccgactagcatcaccaccctggatggttccgaccttgaatatgtggacatctataagtacctaggtgtctggctagactgcaaactctccttccagactcacatcaaacatctccaatcgaaaatcaaatcaaga is a window encoding:
- the lypla1 gene encoding acyl-protein thioesterase 1; translated protein: MCGNSMSVPLPAILPAARKATAAVIFLHGLGDTGHGWAEAFAGIRTPHVKYICPHAPIKPVTLNMGMSMPSWFDIIGLQTDAEEDEAGIKQASENIKALIDQEVKNGIPSHRIVLGGFSQGGALSLYTALTTQQKLGGVVALSCWLPLRNSFPQASRNSANNEMHVLQCHGEADPLVPVMFGCLTVEKLKTLCNPSNIIFKTYPRMPHSACPEEMMDIKQFIEKQLPPI
- the LOC115130363 gene encoding regulator of G-protein signaling 20-like — its product is MGSERVEMRKRQMQVHQEAAASVLQTQHGMGNTSTNASNACCFCWCCCCSCSCLTVRAEDERIKKNAYERRAEEIANCDDSPKPILEDAMTWTMSFERLMKSSAGRGCFRQFLRTEFSEENMMFWLACEELKKETNKTVVEDKVRQIYKDFISILSPKEVSLDSRVRDVINKNMLEPTSHTFEDAQQQIYTLMQRDSYPRYMNSTAYADLLQDLAEQPPATEP